From one Amycolatopsis sp. FDAARGOS 1241 genomic stretch:
- a CDS encoding DUF488 domain-containing protein: MGETVPMLSFQVRVARVYEPAGPADGTRVLVDRLWPRGVRKGALEFSEWCKEVAPSPELRTWYGHAPERFDEFAARYRVELEAPARAAVVARLKSIARAGNLTLLTASKDVSISQAAVLARVVGGDGGG; encoded by the coding sequence ATGGGCGAAACTGTGCCCATGCTCTCCTTTCAGGTGCGGGTGGCGCGCGTCTACGAGCCCGCGGGACCCGCCGACGGCACCCGGGTTCTCGTCGATCGGCTCTGGCCCCGGGGTGTGCGTAAGGGGGCGCTCGAGTTTTCCGAGTGGTGCAAGGAGGTCGCGCCATCGCCGGAGCTGCGGACCTGGTACGGGCATGCTCCGGAGCGGTTCGACGAGTTCGCCGCGCGATACCGCGTCGAACTGGAGGCGCCGGCCCGGGCCGCCGTCGTCGCCCGGCTCAAGAGCATCGCCCGGGCCGGGAACCTGACGCTGCTCACCGCGAGCAAGGACGTGTCGATCAGCCAGGCCGCCGTTCTGGCCAGGGTGGTCGGCGGTGACGGCGGCGGATGA
- a CDS encoding TetR family transcriptional regulator C-terminal domain-containing protein has translation MSGDQTGMDVEDAPEPHRLVVTAAIDLLRERRLGEITFDDVRAASGIPETQLRQAFENEDALVEAVVHAQVAGVLAVQKPLLDEVRSLADLQAWRDKLVEDNLISGGAGGCPIGSLIGELAGRHDRGHRALVAGFAAWESLLAAAFRRIQERGELDPGADPEKIATAIMGALQGGFLLARTTRDPGQLATVLDVSLEHLRVHSHR, from the coding sequence ATGTCGGGTGACCAGACCGGGATGGACGTCGAGGATGCCCCGGAGCCGCACCGGCTTGTCGTGACAGCGGCGATCGACCTGCTGCGTGAGCGCCGGCTCGGGGAGATCACCTTCGATGACGTCCGAGCCGCCAGCGGGATCCCCGAGACGCAGCTCCGGCAGGCATTCGAGAACGAAGACGCGCTTGTCGAAGCGGTCGTCCACGCCCAGGTCGCCGGCGTGCTGGCCGTTCAGAAGCCTCTGTTGGACGAGGTACGCTCGCTCGCCGATCTCCAGGCCTGGCGGGACAAGCTCGTCGAGGACAACCTCATCAGCGGCGGCGCCGGCGGCTGCCCGATCGGGTCGCTCATCGGCGAGCTCGCCGGGCGGCACGACCGTGGCCACCGTGCCTTGGTCGCCGGGTTCGCGGCGTGGGAAAGCCTTCTCGCGGCAGCCTTCCGGCGCATCCAAGAGAGGGGCGAACTCGATCCCGGCGCCGACCCGGAAAAGATCGCCACCGCCATCATGGGCGCGCTGCAGGGCGGCTTTTTGCTCGCCCGGACCACGCGTGACCCCGGCCAGCTGGCGACGGTTCTCGATGTGTCGCTCGAGCACCTGAGGGTACATTCCCACCGGTAG
- a CDS encoding ferritin-like domain-containing protein, protein MAEDRFIDDAINRSAETAEDRVKLASMVAEAATGAPAAPTGGDGPSDASILNFALNLEYLEAEFYLRGATGRGLPDDLVGGTGKPGQVSGGRQVNFASPVIKNIAHEIAMDERAHVAFLRGALGDAAVARPRISLGYSFTAAATAAELIKPGEIFDPYASDRNFLFAAFLFEDVGVTAFKGAAPFISNKTYLDAAAGLLATEAYHAGIVRATLFAEGLADDSVFDVLHKISAVRNAVSGPADDDQDLGTKDEANLVPTDEHGRAFGRSAAEILNIVYLDPQGASSGGFYPDGLNGDIVQGAAPTAG, encoded by the coding sequence ATGGCTGAGGACCGCTTCATCGACGACGCCATCAACCGCAGCGCCGAAACAGCCGAAGATCGGGTCAAGCTCGCCAGCATGGTGGCCGAAGCCGCCACCGGCGCACCGGCGGCTCCGACAGGAGGAGATGGACCGAGTGACGCTTCGATCCTGAACTTCGCGCTCAACCTGGAGTACCTCGAAGCCGAGTTCTACCTTCGTGGCGCAACAGGTCGGGGACTACCGGATGACCTGGTAGGCGGGACAGGGAAGCCGGGTCAGGTTTCCGGTGGTCGACAGGTCAATTTCGCCAGTCCCGTGATCAAGAACATTGCCCACGAGATCGCCATGGACGAGCGAGCCCACGTGGCGTTCCTCCGCGGCGCACTCGGTGACGCGGCCGTTGCGCGCCCACGGATCTCCCTTGGCTACAGCTTTACCGCCGCGGCGACCGCCGCCGAATTGATCAAGCCCGGCGAGATCTTCGATCCCTATGCGAGCGACCGCAACTTCCTCTTCGCTGCCTTCCTCTTCGAAGATGTCGGAGTCACGGCCTTCAAGGGCGCGGCACCGTTCATCTCCAACAAGACGTACCTGGATGCAGCAGCAGGCCTACTGGCCACCGAGGCCTACCACGCCGGGATCGTGCGGGCCACGCTGTTCGCCGAAGGACTCGCGGACGACTCGGTGTTCGATGTCCTGCACAAGATCTCCGCGGTCCGCAACGCGGTCAGCGGCCCCGCTGATGACGATCAGGATCTCGGCACCAAGGACGAAGCCAACTTGGTTCCCACCGACGAGCACGGTCGTGCCTTCGGCAGGAGCGCCGCGGAGATCCTCAACATCGTTTACCTCGATCCGCAAGGAGCCTCCTCCGGCGGCTTCTACCCGGATGGACTCAATGGAGACATCGTGCAGGGCGCGGCACCGACCGCCGGCTAG
- a CDS encoding TetR/AcrR family transcriptional regulator: protein MDEAEGTTQTTRLTARGAATRSRIVQAAVDLIQVKGVAATTLDDVRAASSTSKSQLYHHFPDKKALVREVVAAQGAQLIARQEDQLRRLNSIRGLERWRDALVQRASLRDGAYGCAIGSLAAELADRDQEARSMLAKYFEIWEELLAEGLTRMRASGILRPDADPEKLATFLVAALQGGYLLAQTAHSAEPMKLTLDLAIDHVRTFLAS from the coding sequence GTGGACGAAGCGGAGGGCACGACGCAGACAACCCGGCTGACCGCACGCGGCGCGGCGACCCGGTCCCGCATCGTGCAGGCGGCAGTCGACCTGATCCAGGTCAAAGGGGTGGCCGCGACCACGCTCGACGACGTCCGGGCGGCCAGCAGCACGAGCAAGTCGCAGCTCTACCACCACTTTCCCGACAAGAAGGCCCTCGTGCGCGAGGTCGTGGCGGCGCAAGGCGCGCAGCTCATCGCCCGCCAGGAGGACCAGCTCCGGCGGTTGAACTCGATCCGCGGTCTCGAACGCTGGCGCGACGCGCTCGTCCAGCGCGCCTCCCTTCGCGACGGCGCCTACGGCTGCGCGATCGGCTCGTTGGCCGCCGAGCTGGCCGATCGGGACCAAGAAGCCCGCTCGATGCTCGCGAAGTACTTCGAGATCTGGGAGGAGCTTCTGGCCGAGGGGCTGACTCGCATGCGCGCCTCCGGCATCCTCCGACCGGACGCGGATCCCGAAAAGCTCGCGACCTTTCTCGTCGCCGCGTTGCAGGGCGGTTACCTGCTCGCGCAGACCGCACACTCGGCGGAGCCGATGAAGCTGACGCTCGACCTGGCGATCGACCATGTCCGTACGTTCCTGGCCTCGTAG
- a CDS encoding TetR/AcrR family transcriptional regulator — MSGGFTGDGAAWSAAADDAARQRVMTAAVDLLCQRGLRAAELGVVAGLAGVSAPWLREYFADIEALVAEVVRVQVREVFASPGRRLMTAASPADLYRWRDGVVTGYRATRIPAGYPLGIVVHELTGSAGPAGEALAASLGPWQSALGDAFGRLRDRGELAPGSQPAELATAVMGALVGAMARSRKASRSDDVLEPFDMMLRHVLAARGR, encoded by the coding sequence ATGAGCGGTGGTTTCACCGGAGATGGAGCGGCATGGTCGGCCGCGGCCGATGACGCGGCGAGGCAACGAGTGATGACGGCGGCGGTGGACCTGCTGTGCCAGCGCGGCCTTCGGGCGGCGGAACTCGGTGTGGTGGCCGGCCTGGCGGGCGTGAGCGCTCCATGGCTACGGGAGTACTTCGCGGACATCGAGGCACTGGTCGCTGAGGTGGTGCGGGTCCAGGTGCGCGAGGTCTTCGCGAGCCCCGGCCGCCGGCTGATGACGGCTGCAAGCCCCGCTGACCTGTACCGGTGGCGCGATGGTGTGGTGACCGGCTATCGCGCCACCCGGATCCCCGCCGGTTATCCGCTGGGCATCGTCGTCCACGAGCTGACCGGGAGCGCCGGGCCGGCCGGCGAGGCTCTGGCGGCGAGCCTCGGACCTTGGCAGTCTGCGCTCGGGGACGCCTTCGGGCGGCTGCGTGATCGCGGCGAGCTCGCGCCCGGCTCGCAGCCGGCGGAGCTGGCTACCGCCGTCATGGGGGCGCTCGTCGGTGCGATGGCCCGCTCTCGGAAGGCGAGCAGGTCGGACGACGTGCTGGAGCCATTCGACATGATGCTCCGCCATGTTCTGGCCGCGCGCGGCCGCTGA
- a CDS encoding GNAT family N-acetyltransferase: MDRDKYTDLDIRVDKDEKAETYDAWLGRDRVGTLVYQLTAGRVAMISVAVDREYQHQGVATELIASALDDVARTGAKVTIGCPAVRSFIDEHPEYADVVDSHHPGVRSRR, from the coding sequence ATGGACAGGGACAAGTACACAGACCTCGACATCCGCGTGGACAAGGACGAGAAGGCGGAGACCTACGACGCGTGGCTCGGGCGGGATCGCGTCGGGACACTGGTCTACCAGCTGACCGCAGGCAGGGTCGCGATGATCTCGGTCGCGGTGGACCGCGAGTACCAGCATCAGGGTGTGGCCACGGAACTGATCGCCAGCGCGCTCGATGACGTCGCCCGCACCGGAGCGAAGGTGACGATCGGCTGCCCGGCCGTTCGCTCCTTCATCGACGAGCATCCCGAGTACGCCGATGTCGTGGACAGCCACCACCCCGGCGTCCGGTCACGCCGCTGA
- a CDS encoding NADP-dependent oxidoreductase codes for MKAIVVSDQAVGTAGMTLVERPEPAAAGNDVVVEVHASGFTPGELTWPSAWVDRLGRDRTPSIPGHELAGVVSALGYGTAGLSVGQRVFGLTDWTRDGTLAEYAAVEARNLAPLPGDVDFTVGASLPISGLTAWQGLFVHGRVESGQSILVHGAAGGVGSMVTQLAREAGAYIIGSGRAADRQTAFDFGAQEFVDLENDSLKEVGEVDLVFDVIGGDIGKQSAGLIRAGGTLVTIAGPPEARPADGRAIDFVVEADRAQLGEIVRRARDGRLRTVIGNVSTLDDAVAAFNRTERAKGKTIIRVRP; via the coding sequence ATGAAGGCGATTGTGGTGTCGGATCAAGCCGTGGGAACGGCCGGGATGACGCTGGTGGAGCGGCCTGAGCCGGCTGCGGCAGGGAACGACGTTGTCGTCGAGGTTCACGCGTCCGGGTTCACCCCGGGTGAGCTGACGTGGCCGTCGGCCTGGGTCGATCGCCTCGGTCGTGACCGGACGCCGTCGATCCCCGGCCACGAGCTGGCCGGAGTGGTCAGCGCCCTCGGCTACGGCACGGCGGGATTGTCGGTGGGGCAGCGGGTGTTCGGCCTCACGGACTGGACGCGCGATGGCACTTTGGCGGAGTACGCGGCAGTCGAGGCTCGTAACCTCGCGCCGCTGCCGGGCGACGTCGACTTCACGGTGGGCGCGAGCCTGCCGATCTCCGGCCTGACCGCGTGGCAGGGATTGTTTGTGCACGGCCGTGTCGAGTCGGGGCAGAGCATCCTCGTGCACGGTGCCGCTGGGGGAGTCGGTTCGATGGTGACGCAGCTCGCGCGCGAGGCCGGCGCCTACATCATCGGCAGCGGTCGGGCTGCCGACCGGCAGACCGCGTTCGACTTCGGCGCACAGGAGTTCGTCGACCTCGAGAATGACTCGCTGAAAGAGGTCGGCGAAGTCGATCTCGTATTCGATGTCATCGGCGGCGACATCGGGAAGCAGTCCGCGGGCCTGATTCGAGCCGGGGGAACGCTGGTGACGATCGCCGGCCCGCCTGAGGCTCGGCCCGCCGACGGCCGAGCGATCGACTTCGTCGTCGAGGCCGACCGTGCCCAGCTGGGTGAGATCGTCCGGCGGGCGCGGGACGGACGGCTGCGGACGGTCATCGGCAACGTCTCGACCCTCGATGACGCTGTGGCCGCCTTCAACCGGACTGAGCGGGCCAAGGGCAAGACGATCATTCGCGTTCGTCCGTGA